The sequence AAGGAGTGGAAGGGCAGAAAACTTATATTGTTCAAGGTGGTAAACTTAACTCTTATTTGCACGACCGTATAAGTGCTCGTTATTACGGAGTAGAACCTACAGGTAATGGACGACGACAATCTTTTCGTTCTATTCCCCTGCCTCGAATGCGTTCAACTTATATGGAAGGAGGCAAATACACGGAAGAAGAAATAATAGCTTCAGTGAAAGAAGGTATATTTGTTGATCACTTCACTAATGGACAAGTGCAGATAGGTGCCGGTGATTTTACTTTCTTTGTTAAAACAGGATATTTAATAGAGAATGGACAACTAACACAGCCCATAAAGGATATAAATATAATAGGTAATGGTCCGCAGGCTTTGGCAGATATTGTTATGGTTGGTAATAATATGAAAATAGATAAAGGTTCGTGGACGTGTGGAAAAGACGGACAGTCTATGCCAGTGTCTCAAGGATTACCAACGGTATTAGTTAAACAATTAACGGTAGGAGGAAAGTAATGATAAGTCAAGAATATAAAAAATTAGCCAACTGGGCTCTTGATTATGCTCTAAGTAACGGTTGTTCTCAGGCGCGAGTAGTTGTTTATAGTGGCGTTGATAATTCTTTTGAATATAGAGACTCTCAACTTGATAAGCTGGAGCAATCATCAGAGGCGGGTATGAGTATTTGTGTTTATGTAGATGATAGGTACTCTTCTTTCTCTACAAATCGTTTAGATAAAGAAGAATTGAAAAACTTTATCAAACAAGGAATAGAATCTACTCATTACCTCGCGATAGATAAATACAGAACTTTGCCACCAGTTGAACGGCAGTATAAAGGCAGGAAAGAAGATTTAGAACTTTACGACAAGGCTTTGGAAAAAATATCTGTTGATGATAAACTGAGAATATTAAAAGAGTCGGTTAATGAAGTTTATGGTAAAGACAAAAGATTAATATCTGTATCGGCTGCTTATTCTGATGGAACAAGTGAAAGTTATATGGTCGATAGTAATGGTTTTGAGGGAGAAAATGCAACTACTTACTACAATCTATCTGCCGAAACCTCAATGCAAGATAAAGATGATGCTCGTCCTTCTTCTTATTGGTATGACGCTTCTATATTTTGGAATAAATTAGAAAAGAAAGGGATTACACAACAAGCTTATGAAAGAACGTTACGCAAGTTAGGGCAAACTAAGATTAATTCGGGAGCTTACAAAATGTTGGTAGATAATCTTACTGTTTCGCGACTATTGTCTCCCATTATTTCTTCGTTGTATGGAAGTTCAATACAGCAAAAAAACTCTTTCTTGATAGATAAATTAGGAGAGAAAATAATGTCGGAAAAGATAACGATAGTAGATAGTCCTCATATTAAACAAACAAGAGGAGCACGGTGGTTTGATGGTGAAGGTGTTGCGACTAAGCGAAGAACTGTAATAGATTCAGGTGTGTTGTCTACTTATTATTTAGATACCTATTATGCAGCCAAACTTTCTATGGAACCGACCATACAATCTCCGTCAATTCTTGTAATGTCTAAAGGAGAAAAAAGCTTCGAAGAATTGATAAAATCTATTGATAAAGGGATTTGGGTTACGGGTTTTAATGGAGGAAATAGTAATTCTACTACGGGCGACTTCTCTTTGGGTGTCGAAGGTTTCTTGGTAGAAAAGGGAAACGTTACTACTCCTATTAATGAAATGAATATTACAGGGAATTTACTAACTTTATGGCAGAATATAGAGGAAATCGGAAATGATCCTCGCGTTAATTCTCCG comes from Dysgonomonadaceae bacterium PH5-43 and encodes:
- a CDS encoding putative Zn-dependent protease (product_source=COG0312; cog=COG0312; pfam=PF19289; superfamily=111283), whose translation is VSGRYDTSFLTDELIERIAQEAVYQTSRMFESILPKGGEMPVVMSSGSSGILLHEAIGHAFEADFNRKNTSIFSDKLGKAICDSQINVIDDGCIPFDRGSVNFDDEGVEGQKTYIVQGGKLNSYLHDRISARYYGVEPTGNGRRQSFRSIPLPRMRSTYMEGGKYTEEEIIASVKEGIFVDHFTNGQVQIGAGDFTFFVKTGYLIENGQLTQPIKDINIIGNGPQALADIVMVGNNMKIDKGSWTCGKDGQSMPVSQGLPTVLVKQLTVGGK
- a CDS encoding PmbA protein (product_source=KO:K03592; cath_funfam=3.30.2290.10; cog=COG0312; ko=KO:K03592; pfam=PF19289,PF19290; superfamily=111283); the encoded protein is MISQEYKKLANWALDYALSNGCSQARVVVYSGVDNSFEYRDSQLDKLEQSSEAGMSICVYVDDRYSSFSTNRLDKEELKNFIKQGIESTHYLAIDKYRTLPPVERQYKGRKEDLELYDKALEKISVDDKLRILKESVNEVYGKDKRLISVSAAYSDGTSESYMVDSNGFEGENATTYYNLSAETSMQDKDDARPSSYWYDASIFWNKLEKKGITQQAYERTLRKLGQTKINSGAYKMLVDNLTVSRLLSPIISSLYGSSIQQKNSFLIDKLGEKIMSEKITIVDSPHIKQTRGARWFDGEGVATKRRTVIDSGVLSTYYLDTYYAAKLSMEPTIQSPSILVMSKGEKSFEELIKSIDKGIWVTGFNGGNSNSTTGDFSLGVEGFLVEKGNVTTPINEMNITGNLLTLWQNIEEIGNDPRVNSPVQIPSILFNNVSFNGK